The Flavobacteriales bacterium TMED191 genome includes a window with the following:
- a CDS encoding nucleoside deaminase, which produces MNNSHEFYMKKALIEAERGATEDEVPVGAIVVHENIVIAKSYNLCIKLCDPTAHAEIQVITAACNYLQSRYLNECILYTTLEPCNMCSGAMYWAKLGHLVYGAEDRKKGFSQFKNNLIHPKTKITKGILQYESSLLLSDFFKKKRNLKEN; this is translated from the coding sequence ATGAATAATTCTCACGAGTTTTATATGAAAAAAGCTTTGATCGAAGCTGAAAGGGGAGCGACAGAGGATGAGGTCCCTGTGGGTGCTATAGTCGTTCATGAAAATATCGTAATTGCAAAATCTTATAACCTATGTATAAAACTTTGTGATCCAACTGCTCATGCAGAAATACAAGTTATTACAGCAGCATGCAACTATCTACAATCAAGATACTTAAATGAATGCATACTGTACACAACACTAGAACCCTGTAACATGTGCAGTGGTGCTATGTATTGGGCCAAACTAGGTCATTTAGTTTATGGAGCAGAAGATCGGAAAAAAGGCTTTAGTCAATTCAAAAATAATCTTATACACCCCAAAACAAAAATAACTAAAGGGATTTTACAGTATGAATCTAGTTTATTATTATCTGATTTTTTTAAAAAAAAACGTAACTTGAAAGAAAATTAA
- a CDS encoding BrxA/BrxB family bacilliredoxin encodes MYPEELCKPMREELTSSGFNELTTSEEVDELFNNKNQTFLIFINSVCGCAAGSARPGVILSTQNAIRPDKFTTVFAGQDKEATQRAREYMDPYPPSSPSIALFKNGEIVHFIERHEIEGNLKHVIAENLINAFNLHCQ; translated from the coding sequence ATGTATCCAGAAGAACTATGTAAACCCATGAGAGAAGAACTAACTTCCTCTGGATTTAATGAACTAACTACAAGTGAAGAAGTAGATGAATTATTTAATAATAAAAATCAAACATTTTTGATTTTTATTAACTCTGTATGTGGATGTGCTGCAGGCAGTGCTCGTCCAGGGGTTATTCTTTCTACTCAAAATGCAATTAGACCTGATAAATTCACAACTGTTTTTGCGGGTCAAGACAAAGAAGCAACTCAAAGAGCTAGGGAATATATGGATCCTTATCCTCCGTCATCTCCATCAATTGCATTATTCAAAAATGGTGAAATAGTGCATTTTATTGAAAGACATGAAATTGAAGGTAATTTGAAACATGTTATTGCAGAAAATTTAATTAATGCATTTAACCTACACTGCCAATAA